From a single Desulfobaccales bacterium genomic region:
- the chrA gene encoding chromate efflux transporter, with translation MKEDGIIKPPSSWELSKTFLHLGATAYGGLAMVEPIRRRIVQEKGWLNQKEFLDGVALCQLVPGATVVQLAAYIGFHLRKTKGALAAAGAFIFPAFILMLGLSWLYFRYGELAWVKIVSKGLGVVVIALLVQTLWRFHEIVRRHWLDAALALLTVGALWGGANYLVVFLGAGLLRLVLGRILLASPGSFEAGTAGSVPNPGMMAAQVAGSLSILALAVWGLWSVNKQLGLMSLIFLKIGVIAFGGGYVMIPILQWDMVDHLGWLTLRQFLDGILLGFVTPGPIIITATFIGYYLQGVVGAVIGTAAIFLPPILIVIFLSPYYYWVKETQWMRPVIQGVLCALVGMLILVVIQMGRASLVDWQSWVIMVGAAVALIAFRINLLMVVIAAACLSLLLF, from the coding sequence ATGAAGGAAGATGGCATAATCAAGCCACCATCCAGTTGGGAACTGAGCAAAACCTTTCTTCATTTGGGGGCCACTGCCTATGGCGGCCTGGCCATGGTGGAGCCCATCCGCAGGCGCATCGTCCAGGAAAAGGGCTGGTTAAATCAAAAAGAGTTCTTGGACGGGGTGGCCCTCTGTCAGTTGGTGCCGGGAGCCACGGTGGTGCAATTGGCCGCCTACATCGGTTTCCATCTGCGTAAGACCAAAGGCGCCCTGGCCGCGGCAGGCGCCTTTATCTTCCCCGCCTTTATCCTCATGCTGGGCCTTTCCTGGCTCTATTTTCGTTATGGCGAGCTGGCCTGGGTAAAAATAGTTTCCAAGGGCCTGGGGGTCGTGGTCATTGCGCTGCTGGTCCAGACCCTGTGGCGGTTTCACGAAATTGTCCGCCGGCACTGGCTGGATGCGGCCCTCGCCCTGTTGACTGTGGGAGCGCTCTGGGGCGGAGCCAACTACCTGGTCGTGTTCCTGGGTGCAGGTCTTCTCCGGCTCGTTCTGGGCCGGATACTACTGGCATCCCCCGGTTCCTTTGAAGCGGGGACGGCCGGTTCAGTTCCCAACCCCGGCATGATGGCCGCCCAGGTTGCCGGTTCCCTGTCCATCCTGGCCCTGGCGGTTTGGGGATTGTGGAGCGTAAATAAGCAGTTGGGGCTGATGTCTCTCATCTTTCTCAAGATCGGGGTTATCGCCTTCGGCGGCGGCTACGTTATGATCCCCATCCTCCAATGGGATATGGTGGACCACCTGGGCTGGCTCACCCTGCGCCAATTCCTGGACGGCATCCTCCTGGGCTTTGTCACTCCCGGCCCCATTATTATCACCGCCACCTTTATCGGATACTACCTGCAAGGCGTGGTGGGTGCAGTGATTGGCACCGCGGCCATCTTTCTCCCTCCCATCCTGATAGTTATCTTTTTAAGCCCTTATTATTATTGGGTTAAAGAAACTCAGTGGATGCGCCCGGTGATCCAGGGCGTTCTCTGTGCCCTGGTGGGGATGCTGATCCTGGTGGTCATCCAGATGGGGCGGGCGTCTCTGGTGGATTGGCAAAGCTGGGTCATTATGGTGGGGGCGGCAGTAGCCCTCATTGCCTTCCGGATAAATCTCCTCATGGTGGTGATCGCTGCGGCCTGTCTTTCCCTTTTACTATTTTAA
- a CDS encoding Crp/Fnr family transcriptional regulator, with the protein MLAGFPIFANIWREHLEKLERIAQEIFLKKGAMLFAPGDPTQGFYMVHEGAVRVYRISPQGKEITQEIAGRGSPFALASPFSDTYHCFAAALKDSRLYLIKKKEFLDLVNGDIRFAAEWIRMLSLMVIRLRIRLADLSLKTPKARIASYILLLAEMQDSRSITLPVPRKELANFLGMTHETFYRTAKELEHANLVHFSGQTVEILAQERLVEIME; encoded by the coding sequence ATGCTGGCAGGATTCCCGATCTTTGCCAATATTTGGCGGGAACATCTCGAGAAATTGGAAAGGATCGCCCAGGAAATTTTTTTGAAAAAGGGGGCGATGCTTTTTGCCCCAGGGGACCCGACCCAGGGGTTCTATATGGTTCATGAAGGTGCAGTGCGTGTTTACCGGATATCTCCCCAAGGCAAAGAGATCACCCAGGAGATCGCCGGTCGTGGGAGCCCCTTCGCCTTAGCCAGCCCGTTTTCCGATACCTATCATTGCTTTGCCGCGGCCCTGAAAGACAGCCGTCTCTACCTAATAAAAAAGAAGGAATTTTTAGACTTGGTAAACGGGGATATAAGGTTCGCTGCGGAATGGATACGCATGTTGTCCCTGATGGTCATTCGCCTCCGGATACGTCTGGCCGACTTGTCGCTCAAAACCCCCAAGGCGAGAATCGCCAGCTATATTCTGCTCCTGGCTGAAATGCAAGATTCCCGCTCAATTACCCTCCCTGTCCCGCGTAAAGAATTGGCAAACTTCCTGGGCATGACCCACGAGACCTTCTATCGAACCGCCAAAGAACTGGAACATGCAAACCTGGTACACTTTTCCGGACAAACCGTGGAAATCCTCGCCCAAGAGCGGCTGGTGGAAATTATGGAGTGA
- a CDS encoding MFS transporter: MDNERSRRMVLVLGLMVFWANGDNYVAAPLIVEIAKAFHLDIGTAALTVTSYMLPFGLFTLIFGPLADRYGKARIINLAAFGSAIFCGLGALATDIFSLSAIRAVSGAFGAGILPVTMSLIGDSFGRDPKALQNTLGQMLGMAFLGGAAGTIIGGALAFMGSWRLVYLVYGLTGLIIATIMLKTIERQPGTTAQFSLRRAYQEAFANTDLLKTVSIIFLMGASVFGSFTYAGKFVETQTGVNILWVGVILTCFGVATIIGGRQAGACRQKLGNRVLLFGALMGSVSWAVMGAWHSPVFISLSLAGFGLGFILIQSSLLTTAQQLMPQRRGTVMSLASFNMFVGGGLGTLMNGHILTKWGFEAVFLGAAGLILLAGIIAARLLDRVSPAIPSKAS, translated from the coding sequence ATGGATAATGAAAGATCGCGCCGGATGGTTTTAGTCCTGGGGTTGATGGTTTTTTGGGCTAATGGAGATAATTATGTCGCGGCTCCGCTCATCGTGGAGATAGCCAAAGCCTTTCACCTGGATATCGGCACAGCGGCGCTAACGGTCACCTCTTACATGCTGCCTTTCGGCCTGTTCACCCTGATCTTCGGGCCGCTGGCTGACCGCTATGGCAAGGCCAGGATCATCAACCTGGCGGCCTTCGGCTCGGCCATCTTCTGCGGCCTGGGGGCGCTGGCCACAGACATCTTCTCCCTGAGCGCCATCCGGGCGGTGAGCGGCGCGTTTGGCGCGGGCATCCTGCCGGTTACCATGTCGTTAATCGGCGACAGTTTTGGCCGTGATCCCAAGGCCCTGCAAAACACCCTGGGCCAGATGCTGGGCATGGCGTTCCTGGGCGGGGCCGCCGGTACGATCATCGGCGGAGCCCTGGCGTTCATGGGGTCCTGGAGGCTTGTCTATCTGGTTTATGGCCTTACCGGGCTGATAATCGCAACTATTATGCTAAAAACCATAGAAAGACAACCGGGGACCACCGCCCAATTTAGCCTCAGGAGGGCCTACCAGGAAGCCTTTGCCAATACAGATCTACTGAAAACGGTGAGCATTATTTTCCTAATGGGGGCCTCGGTCTTTGGTAGCTTCACCTATGCGGGCAAATTCGTAGAAACCCAAACCGGGGTTAATATTCTCTGGGTTGGGGTAATCTTGACCTGTTTCGGGGTGGCCACCATCATAGGAGGTCGCCAGGCGGGGGCCTGTAGGCAGAAACTGGGTAACCGGGTCCTCCTTTTTGGCGCCCTCATGGGTTCGGTCTCCTGGGCGGTCATGGGAGCCTGGCACTCCCCGGTATTCATCTCTCTTTCTTTAGCAGGATTCGGGCTTGGATTCATCCTCATTCAATCCAGCCTGCTGACCACGGCACAACAGTTAATGCCTCAGCGGCGCGGCACTGTCATGTCCCTGGCGTCTTTCAACATGTTTGTTGGCGGCGGTTTGGGTACCTTGATGAACGGACATATTCTCACGAAGTGGGGGTTCGAAGCGGTATTTCTGGGAGCCGCAGGGCTGATTCTTCTTGCGGGGATCATTGCCGCCCGCCTCTTGGACCGAGTTTCCCCGGCTATCCCTTCA